From Mytilus edulis chromosome 9, xbMytEdul2.2, whole genome shotgun sequence, the proteins below share one genomic window:
- the LOC139490135 gene encoding uncharacterized protein encodes MLSPGGGILGTYSGHPDVNTVNKPFMPVGILTTPSDKIIVTDMNNHSLHIMTDQGQSINCYHLYVMGILLPYSLVLSTTGSIFIGCVSEKGSRDTTKAKLYELNYSGF; translated from the coding sequence ATGTTATCACCAGGAGGAGGCATTCTAGGGACGTATTCTGGACACCCTGATGTCAACACTGTAAACAAGCCATTTATGCCTGTAGGAATACTAACAACACCATCAGATAAAATCATTGTTACAGATATGAACAATCATTCATTACATATAATGACTGACCAAGGACAAAGTATAAACTGCTACCATCTCTATGTTATGGGGATTTTACTTCCATACTCTCTTGTTCTGTCTACAACAGGAAGTATCTTTATAGGATGTGTTAGTGAGAAAGGAAGTCGAGACACTACAAAGGCAAAACTTTATGAGTTAAACTATTCTGGATTCTAA
- the LOC139488925 gene encoding galactoside alpha-(1,2)-fucosyltransferase 2-like isoform X2, whose amino-acid sequence MGSSWRIVSCFFSSIRFVYVRMVQINVWNISGHFRLLLQNRTAKKFAVICMLLTGIYYTFFYHHSAHHDLPYQDLSEKYNCSSIAHMDKIGIKRNKSVCVKFAGGLGNQMFAFCFGYTIARKKNMHLVLTREHILTQYFKLVPYHWKDYDLNAGICGCFPLIKDKGFDCGYDKKLEHLPSDQDLLFLGFFQSWRYWKNYENELRQILQFQDNILHEAKSQFHNILSKHKNDQGITTIGVHIRRFERYDTDEFGKNNAPKEYIIHAMDYFRNLYKKCLFLIFSIKMKWTKKNIPQTDDIFLVEGNSAPVDLAMLTLTNHTIMTVGTFGWMAGWMTQGKTVYYKHPATPGSEFSKLYSNYSDHFYPGWIPME is encoded by the exons ATGGGATCCAGTTGGAGAATTGTTAGCTGTTTTTTCTCTTCGATCAGATTTG TATACGTAAGAATGGTACAAATAAATGTTTGGAACATAAGTGGCCATTTTCGTCTTCTCCTACAAAATA GAACAGCGAAAAAATTTGCAGTCATTTGCATGCTTTTAACAGGgatttattatacatttttttaccaTCATTCTGCTCATCATGATTTACCCTATCAAGatctttcagaaaaatataattgCAGTTCGATTGCTCATATGGATAAAATAGGAATCAAAAGAAACAAATCAGTGTGTGTAAAATTCGCTGGAGGATTAGGAAATCAAATGTTCGCTTTTTGTTTTGGATACACTATCGCTCGGAAGAAAAACATGCATTTGGTATTAACAAGGGAACATATTTTAACACAGTATTTCAAATTGGTTCCATATCATTGGAAGGATTATGATTTAAACGCAGGTATTTGTGGTTGTTTTCCATTAATAAAGGATAAAGGATTTGATTGCGGATATGACAAAAAATTAGAACATTTACCAAGTGACCAAGATTTATTATTTTTGGGATTTTTCCAATCCTGGAGATATTGGAAAAACTATGAGAATGAACTGAGACAAATACTTCAGTTTCAGGATAATATTTTACATGAAGCGAAATCTCAGTTTCATAATattctttcaaaacacaaaaatgaTCAAGGTATAACAACAATAGGGGTACATATACGTAGATTCGAAAGGTATGATACAGATGAATTTGGTAAAAACAATGCACCAAAAGAGTATATAATTCATGCCATGGACTATTTCAGAAATCTGTATAAAAAGTGTTTATTTCtcattttttctattaaaatgaaATGGACTAAAAAGAATATTCCACAAACTGATGATATTTTCCTTGTCGAAGGCAATTCCGCACCAGTGGATCTTGCAATGTTAACACTTACGAATCATACCATAATGACCGTCGGAACATTTGGCTGGATGGCTGGATGGATGACACAGGGGAAGACCGTTTACTACAAGCATCCGGCCACGCCTGGGTCAGAGTTTTCTAAACTTTATTCGAACTATTCTGATCATTTCTATCCCGGATGGATTCCCATGGAATAA
- the LOC139488925 gene encoding galactoside alpha-(1,2)-fucosyltransferase 2-like isoform X1, which yields MHTTNRTFYPDMGSSWRIVSCFFSSIRFVYVRMVQINVWNISGHFRLLLQNRTAKKFAVICMLLTGIYYTFFYHHSAHHDLPYQDLSEKYNCSSIAHMDKIGIKRNKSVCVKFAGGLGNQMFAFCFGYTIARKKNMHLVLTREHILTQYFKLVPYHWKDYDLNAGICGCFPLIKDKGFDCGYDKKLEHLPSDQDLLFLGFFQSWRYWKNYENELRQILQFQDNILHEAKSQFHNILSKHKNDQGITTIGVHIRRFERYDTDEFGKNNAPKEYIIHAMDYFRNLYKKCLFLIFSIKMKWTKKNIPQTDDIFLVEGNSAPVDLAMLTLTNHTIMTVGTFGWMAGWMTQGKTVYYKHPATPGSEFSKLYSNYSDHFYPGWIPME from the exons ATGCACACTACTAACCGTACATTTTACCCAG ATATGGGATCCAGTTGGAGAATTGTTAGCTGTTTTTTCTCTTCGATCAGATTTG TATACGTAAGAATGGTACAAATAAATGTTTGGAACATAAGTGGCCATTTTCGTCTTCTCCTACAAAATA GAACAGCGAAAAAATTTGCAGTCATTTGCATGCTTTTAACAGGgatttattatacatttttttaccaTCATTCTGCTCATCATGATTTACCCTATCAAGatctttcagaaaaatataattgCAGTTCGATTGCTCATATGGATAAAATAGGAATCAAAAGAAACAAATCAGTGTGTGTAAAATTCGCTGGAGGATTAGGAAATCAAATGTTCGCTTTTTGTTTTGGATACACTATCGCTCGGAAGAAAAACATGCATTTGGTATTAACAAGGGAACATATTTTAACACAGTATTTCAAATTGGTTCCATATCATTGGAAGGATTATGATTTAAACGCAGGTATTTGTGGTTGTTTTCCATTAATAAAGGATAAAGGATTTGATTGCGGATATGACAAAAAATTAGAACATTTACCAAGTGACCAAGATTTATTATTTTTGGGATTTTTCCAATCCTGGAGATATTGGAAAAACTATGAGAATGAACTGAGACAAATACTTCAGTTTCAGGATAATATTTTACATGAAGCGAAATCTCAGTTTCATAATattctttcaaaacacaaaaatgaTCAAGGTATAACAACAATAGGGGTACATATACGTAGATTCGAAAGGTATGATACAGATGAATTTGGTAAAAACAATGCACCAAAAGAGTATATAATTCATGCCATGGACTATTTCAGAAATCTGTATAAAAAGTGTTTATTTCtcattttttctattaaaatgaaATGGACTAAAAAGAATATTCCACAAACTGATGATATTTTCCTTGTCGAAGGCAATTCCGCACCAGTGGATCTTGCAATGTTAACACTTACGAATCATACCATAATGACCGTCGGAACATTTGGCTGGATGGCTGGATGGATGACACAGGGGAAGACCGTTTACTACAAGCATCCGGCCACGCCTGGGTCAGAGTTTTCTAAACTTTATTCGAACTATTCTGATCATTTCTATCCCGGATGGATTCCCATGGAATAA